The genomic window TTCCATAGAGCATATCCCCACACATTACATCTTTTAAGAAAACAGTGTAAAACCCAAATTGTCTCATATGCTGACAAACGGGATCAGATGTTGAAAAATCAATCACACTTACCAAAGGATGCAAGGTTTCCTGATTGGTCATTTTATTGTATTCCGAAACACTGTTATAGATTTCAACCTCCTTATTTTCCATGAACTCCATTTTTATTACTACTTCAAAATTACCATTTTATCCATTGATATTTTACAGTGCCGGTAAAATTGGTACATCTTTCTGTAATTTATATAAGCCGACTTAGCTCAAAAGTTTCGACTTTTGTAATCATGATAAAAATATTTAATTCAAGAGAATACATTTTAATCGTAAATTAAAAACTCTATTTTTAAATAGCACCTTAATACAAATTTTAAAATCAACTTAATTAACACTTAAATTAAAAAATCAAATGAACACATTCACGGTAAAAGCTTACGGAGCAGAATCCAAAACTGCAGACCTAAAGGAAATGAATATCGAAAGAAGAGATGCTACACCTAATGATGTAGAAATTGAAATTCTCTACTGCGGAGTCTGCCATTCTGATCTTCACACAGCAAGAAATGACTGGGGCGGAACCATGTACCCTGCAGTTCCGGGACACGAAATTGTAGGAAGAATCACAAAAATCGGCAGCGAAGTTACCCAATTTAAAGTGGGTGACTTGGCAGGTGTAGGGTGTATTGTAGATTCTTGCGGGCATTGTGAAAGCTGCCAACATGATTTGGAACAATATTGTTTAAACGGTTTCACTGGAACTTATAATGGAAAAGATACCCATTTGGGAGGTCATACTTTTGGAGGATATTCTCAAAAAGTAGTGGTAGATGCAGATCACGTGCTAAGAATCCCTGAAAATTTAGATTTGGCAGCAGTTGCGCCTCTTCTTTGTGCAGGAATCACAACCTGGTCTCCGCTAAGACACTGGAACGTTGGTCCGGATTCTAAGGTTGCCGTTGTAGGTTTAGGAGGATTAGGACATATGGCGATCAAATTAGCAAAAGGTTTAGGAGCTGAAGTCACCTTGTTTTCAAGAACTCCGGGAAAAACAGAAGATGCTAAACAGTTGGGAGCCGATCATGTTATTATTTCAACGGATGAGGCTCAAATGCAGTCTGTAAAAGGAAAATTCGATGTGATTATTGACACTGTTCCTTATGTACACGATGTAAATCCTTATGTTACCACTTTAAATATTAACGGAACTCATGTTTTAGTCGGGTATTTAGGAGGGCTAGAACCTATCTTAAACACGGTTCCTATGATTTTGGGAAGAAAATCCGTTGCAGGTTCCGTAATCGGAGGTATTGCCGAAACTCAGGAAATGCTGGATTTCTGTGGTGAACACAATATCGTTTCAGAAATTGAAATGATTAAAATGCAGGATATCAACGAAGCTTATGAAAGAATGCTGAAAAGTGATGTGAGATACCGTTTCGTGATTGATATGAAATCTTTGTAATTCTCTCTTTACATAAACAGTTTCGGCGAGCCAAAGGCTCGCCGAAACTGTTTATGTAAAGATTTTATATGTTCAATAATTATTTCTTCTCCTTTACAATCCCTTTTAATACTTTTAATTTGCCATCGATAGGCTGATCAATTTTTAATCCTAAAATTTCAGCCACCAAAGGATAAACATTAATATTTGCAAACTCATCAATCACCAGATTATTTTTAAATTCGGGACCCCACGCAAAAAATATGGCTTTCATTTCAGGAACTAGTCTAGGATTATAACCATGTTTTCCCACTGAAGTCTTCTTTCCTTTTTCCAAGAAAATCTTCGGAGCTTTTGGGATTAATAAAATCTGTCCGATTCTGTTATATCGATCATCTTTAGTTCCGAAGTGAAGATATTTAGGAAGTTTTTTATCCAGATACACTTCATAATCTTCGGTTTTATTATTTTTTAATTCTTTGTATGTTTTTTTTACCTCATTAGAATTTTTAACGTAAACTCTTAATAAAGTCTGAGAATTATAAATATCAAATCTGTTTTTATCTAAAAGCATTGCAGGTATCTCCAGAGGATTTCCTCCATCCACTTTTATCATTCCGTGGTCAGATACAAAAACGAAGTTTACATTTTTTAATCCAAGAGCATTTACTTTCTGAACCAGTTCTCCAATCGCACTATCAATCAAATGAACCGCATTTTCTGTTTCCTTTGTATCAGGTCCGAAATGATGTCCACTTCCGTCAACTTCAGGGAAATACAATGAAATAAAGTGAGGTCTTTTATCCATAGGCAGCTTCAGCCAATTGATCACTTTATCCACCTTTTCTGAAGGGGTAAATTTTTCGTGATAAGGATAATAATAGGTGGGTCTTTTTCCTCCTGCATCACTCGCAGAACCTACCCATTGCAGAGAAGCGGAAATCATCCCCTGTTTTTCGGCCAGACTCCAAAGTGGTGTTCCGCCGTACCAGCTTCCATCTTCTGCATTTTTTTTATTGCTCATTGCATACGGCTCTTTTCTTTTATAATCGTAGAAATAATTATCAATCAACCCGTGATGAGAAGGGTAAAGGCCGGTAATTAAAGTCCAATGATTCGGAAATGTAATGCTCGGATAGCTTGGAATCATTGCTTTTGCCTGAACTCCTTCATTTGAAAACTTCAGAAGATGTTCTGCATTATATTTTTTGGCATAGTCGTAACGAAAACCGTCTGTTGAAATCATGATCACATAAGGTTTGGTCTGAGCTTCAACACTATTATATCTGTTGGAAATAATAACTTGTGCCGTATCAACCGTTTCCTTTTGTGCAAAAACTGTCAATGAGAAAATCAACAGTAAAAATTGTAATCCTCGCTTCATTCTAAATTTTTCACAAAGTTACTTCCGGAAAATCTGACATAAAAGTTTCCCTGGTTAAAAAAACATTAAAAGTATTTTTTTTAGAATCAATGTAAACAAAAAAGCCACTTTTCAGTGGCTTTTATTTATTCTTTAATGAGTTTTTCATAGGATAATGTTCCGTCCTTATGGGTAATTTCAAAATAATAACTTCCGGCTCTTAAATCAGAAACACTGATGTTTTCGCCTTCAAGTTTTACAGATTTTACTTTTCGCCCTGTTGTTTCGTAAATATCTACAGACTTAATATTATCAGCATTTTTGAAGTTTACTGTTTCTTTCGCAGGGTTTGGATAAATATTTATTTGTTTGTTTTCAAGCTCGAAGTCACTCGTTGCAAGCGATCCTGATCTTGTCAGCGTAGCGTAATCTCTGTTGCTGCCATGATATCCTAAAGCTGTAGTTCCGTCTCTTCTTGCATAAAAAATATTGATATTGGTATTGGCATTGGAAATGGCAAAATCACCTGTTCCGCCAGCTAAAGTTCTTGTAGCAACGATAGTTCTTGTACTTCCCGATACAGTATTGCTACTCACTGTCCAGTCTTGTGATGCATCTGCAGTAGGAGTTATTCCTATTCCTCCAAAAGTATAATCGGTATTTGCCGAAGAGTTATAAATAAATCCGTCCGCCCCGCTAGCCATTCCGCTAGAACCAAAGCCAATTCCAAGCATTGAATTACTGTCTCCCGTTACTGTTAAAGTTACCGTAGTAGGTGTCGTATCTATTTTTGCAGTCATCCCAGCAGTGGGTAATGAGACTGTTCCTGTCGTAAACTGAGCCCAGGCAAAATTTGCCAGAAGCATTCCTAATATTAGTAAAGTTTTTTTCATTTTTTAATTTTTTAAGAGGTTGATGATGTCTTTATTGTTGGTTTGAAGGGCGTATTCAAATGGAGTCATTCCCTGAGAATCTTTAATAGATTTGTCTGCTTTGTGTTGTAATAACAATTCTATGAGTTCTTTATTACCGAATTTCACAGCCCAGAATAAAGGAGTAGCTCCTGTGGCATCCGCGATATTTGGATCGGCGTTTTTATGTAATAAACGCTCTACCAAATCTTTATTATATTTCACAGAAAGTCCGGCTAAAGCTGTTCCTTCCTGGCTTTTATAATTAACATTCTTTACATTATCTATCAAAAACTTAGCCACTTCGTTGTTTCCTCTATAGCATGCTAAAATAAGAGGGGAAAAGCCATGGTCGTTGGTTTGATTAATAACATCCGGATTCTGCTTCATCAGTTCCTGTACTTCTGCAACCGTTCCGCTTCTGGCAATATCAAAAATTGATTTTGTCTTCTCCTGAGCAGATACAAACGTAAAACTCAGAAAAACACCTACTATGATCATTAAATTTTTCATTGTTTAGATAAGGTATAATCGTATTGGACATTTACATTTTCAGCCACTTTTTTAGTGACCATTTTAGGAATCGTTACTTTATGATCTGCTGATTTCGCTATGAAACCTCCTGCTATGTAAATTTTACCATCTTTAGTAGAAATGGTTGCATTAGAGGTATACGCTTTATCTACTCCATGAAAGTTCAAATTTCCTTGTATGGTATATTTTTGTGGAGTTGCAGAAAGCTTTGCTTTATCAAAATTTAAAATCTTTCCTGTGAAGGTTGCTTTCGGATACTTTGCCGTTTCAGCATAACTTTCGTTAAAATGTTCCTCCATAAGTTTCACTTTAAAATGGAAGTTTTTAACCGCAGAAACAGAAGCTATATCTCCAGTATCAGCATTCAAAACAACAATATTATTATCATCTTTAGCAAAAACATCCTCAAATAAAGGTACTGAAGCTTCAAACGTTACTTTCCCTGTCTTTGAGCTGTATTTCTGAGCCAGAACAAGGTTTGTAAAAAGTAACGAAACGGTAAGTATTATTAACTTTTTCATATGAATTCATTTTAATTTTCAACAAGCCCGTCAGCTTTCCATTTAATAAAAATATTGATCTGTGATGATGATAAAGCTCCACCTTGGGGCATTTTCTGAGGATCTCCTACGGGTCGCTGTATTCTGTCTAAAATATTATCAATATGGGTTTTTACCTGCGTATAGCTCGTCCATGGTTGAAACGAAGCTGCACCGCCTGGAGAATGGCAAACAATACAATTAGCATCTACAAGAGGTTTTACATCTTTAGCATACGTCACTTTTTCTGGAATCGGAGCCGGTGCTGAAATTTCTTCATAGGTTCTGCTTTCACAAGCAACCAGAGCAACTGCCGATGAAAATAGGTATATTATTTTTTTCATATTAAAAAACTCTATAAAGATTAAACCCAAAGAAAATATGCCCTTTTCCCCAATCTCCGGTTGCATTGGTAAGATAACCGATATCTGAATTGAGTTGAGAGTTTGTAAATAACAGCTGGAAAACATGTCCCCCGGTTTCTATATCCATCCCTAAAGACAAAGGATTTTTATAAAAACTGTGATGATCAAAATTCACAAAGTATTCTGCATTAATAGAGATTCTTTTTGAAATTTTATAACGACCTCCCAATCCTGCAAGAAACTGGTCTTTGTCTTCAATGTTTGGCTCGTAAAGATTTTTATGAACATAGGAAGGTGTGAATTGTAATGAAAATTTATCGTTAAACCTTCTTGAAATAAGCGCCTGGGTAAGATAAGACAGTCTGTCTCCAAACTGAAGACCCGGATAATTATCTTTGCTGAGGTCTGTGTTTACTGCTAACACATTATAGCCTACAATATCCAGCGGAAAGTTTTCGTTCTGCTTTACCAGCTTGTATTTTGCTCCACCTTCAAAAGTTTTCATATTGGTTTCCCTGGAAAGACTTAATGAAAGTCCGTCAGTAACGCCATAGATTACCCCCAACTTGGTAGAAGCATCATCCAATCCAAAAAAATCTTTGAATCCTTTGCTTACGTCTCCGAAACGGTGTGCTACAACGATATACCATTCGTTTTTCGCAGTGAGCTTTGTAGATTGTCCTGTGACGACTTGTAATGCCTTAAATGCGGGCTGTGAAATTTCGGTATTTGTTTTAATGGTATCAATATCCTTCAACAAGTCTTCCTGTGCAAAAGCAAGACTTGAAGCCAACATTGACAAAAAGAAGAAAGTTTTTGTCATACAGTTATCGTGTTAAAATATTAGTATAACAAACTTATAGACTTATGCTTTCAAAAGCAGGTGATAAAAGTCACCGACAAAATTGTTTTTATCAATCAAATTGTTTAAATAATTAAATAATATTTATTAGAACTCTCTAACATTTTCACTCGCAGGAACTTTTATTCCTTCTTTTGTCTGAATGATTTCGCCTTCATTTTCAACTTTTTTCAAAACACGGCTAACCACTTCCCTGGAGGTTCCCAGGTTGCTGGCAATTTCTCTATGAGTAAGTTTAATCGGATTGTTTCCGGTGATTAAAACCTGTTGTTTGATGTAATTTAATATTCTCTTATCAAGCCTGTGAAAAACAGCATCATTGACCATATTCATCACATCTATGAATCTTTTGTCGTATTCATGGTAAAAGAGTTTATTGATCTCCGGGAACTTGATCAGCCAATCATGCAATACAGCAACAGGAACCAGCATCACTTCTGAATCTTCTTCGGCAAGAGCATATATTTTACTGGTATAATCGCTAAAAATAGAGGAAAACGTCATTAAGCAGCTGTCATTGGGTCTTACATAATAATAAATCAGCTCTCTTCCGTCGTTTAAAGAATATACTTTAATCGAGCCTTTTATCAGGAACGGAACAAATCTTACCTTTTGCCCTTCTGAAATAATTTCTGTTTTCGCTTTAATATCGGTAATAAATGCATGCTTTTGAAGTTCAATTGAAAAATCATTCCCCAAAAACCCGAATTTATTAAGAATAAACTGGTTATTTATCATATCCATTAAATCATATCTAACAACAAATATATAAAATTGAAGAGTTCGCAGGAATATATTTTTATTTATTAAAAAAAATTAATGATGAATTATTAATGAATGTATTTACTATTTTGAAAGACTAGATTGAAAAAGATTTTACCATTCAAAAATTAAGCATAAAAAATGCCTCAATTTTCATTGAGGCATTTATGTATATGTTAAGAAAAAATCTTAAGCTTGTACGTTGTTAGCACCTAATACGAAAGGTTCAACTTCTTTGATTTCTCCAAATTGTTGTTCGTAGTTAGCAATGTTTTGTTGAAGAGCTGATAATACTCTTTTTGCGTGAAGTGGAGCAAGAATAACTCTTGATCTTACTTTCGCTTGTTGTACCCCCGGCATTAATTGGATAAAATCTACAACGAATTCAGATGGAGAGTGGTTTACCAATGCTAAGTTAGCATAGATTCCAGCTGCTACCATTTCGTTTAATTCGATGTTGATGTTTCCGTCTTGTGGATTTTGATTGTTGTCCATTGTTATAAATTATTTTTTTTAATTCGAAATTTGAGGTTGTGAAAATATAAAAATAATTTCAAACCTCAAATTCCAAATCATTAATTTTAGTTAAGGTCTTCGAATTCTTTTCTAGAACCTACAATTACATTCTGGTATTCTTTAAGACCTGTACCTGCAGGAATTCTGTGTCCTACAATTACATTTTCTTTAAGACCGTTAAGATCATCTACCTTACCTGCAACTGCTGCTTCGTTAAGAACTTTAGTTGTTTCCTGGAATGATGCTGCAGACATGAATGATTTAGTCTGAAGAGCCGCTCTTGTAATCCCTTGCAATACAGGCGTTGCTGTAGCAGGTAAAGCTTCTCTTACTTCAACCAAAGCCTGATCTTCACGCTTCAATTTAGAGTTTTCGTCTCTCAATTCTCTTGCAGTAATCATCTGACCCGGCTTGAATTCTTTAGAATCACCTGCATCAACTACTACTTTAAGACCAAATACTCTGTTGTTTTCTTCCAAGAAATCATACTTGTGCTCAAGAGCTCCTTCAAGGAACTGAGTATCACCTCCATCAACGATAGATACTTTTGTCATCATCTGTCTTACGATGATTTCGAAGTGCTTGTCGTCGATTTTCACCCCTTGTAAACGGTAAACTTCCTGAATTTCGTTTACCAGATATTCCTGAACTGCAGTTGGACCTTTAATTCTTAAGATATCGTCCGGAGTGATTGAACCGTCAGAAAGTGGCGAACCAGCTCTTACAAAGTCATTCTCCTGTACTAGAATCTGGTTTGATAATTTAACTAAATAAATTTTTCTTTCACCAGTTTTAGCTTCAACGATCAATTCACGGTTACCTCTCTTAATTTTTCCGTAAGAAACTACCCCGTCGATTTCAGTAACAACCGCTGGATTTGAAGGGTTTCTTGCTTCGAATAATTCGGTAACTCTCGGAAGACCTCCGGTGATATCCCCTGCTTTTGCAGATTTTCTTGGGATCTTGATTAAAACTTTACCAGCCTTAATTTTTTCACCATCGTTTACCATTAAGTGGGCTCCTACCGGTAAGTTGTACGCTTTTTGCTCAACTCCTTTAGAGTCTACCACCTTCAAAGTAGGTACGGCTTTCTTATTTCTGGATTCAGAGATTACTTTCTCTTCGAATCCTGTTTGTTCGTCAATCTCAAGTTGGAATGAAATACCCTGGATGATATCCTCGTATTCTACCTTACCTGAAGTTTCTGCAATGATAACCGCGTTATACGGGTCCCATCTACAGATTGTATCTCCTTTCTTCACTTTATCACCTGGTTTCACAGATAATATAGATCCGTAAGGTACGTTAGCTACCATTAATGGAGTTCTAGACTCATTATCAGCAACTAATCTGAATTCTGTTGAACGAGAAACTACAACTTCAGCTGTGTTACCGTTTTCATCTTCAGAAGTAATTGTTCTTACTTCGTCCATTTCAACGATACCGTCTCTTCTTGCAACAATAGATGGGTTTTCTGAAACGTTACCCGCAGTACCCCCTTGGTGGAAAGTTCTCAACGTAAGCTGAGTTCCCGGTTCCCCAATTGATTGTGCTCCGATAACCCCTACAGCTTCACCCATGTGAATCATTTTACCTGTTGCTAAGTTTCTACCGTAACATTTCGCACAGATACCTTTCTTAGCCTCACAAGTTAATGGTGAACGTACTTCAACAGCTTCTAATCCAGCTTCCTCAATTTTCTTAGCTAATTGCTCAGTAATAATCTGGTCAGCTTCAGCAATGATTTCATCACTTTCAGGATCATAAATATTATGTAAAGAAACTCTACCTAAAATTCTTTCAGAGATTCTTTCAACGATCTCGTCATTTTTCTTAAGCGCAGTAACTTCTGTACCTCTTAAAGTTCCACAGTCGTCTTCCGTAACGATAACGTCTTGTGCAACGTCTACCAATCTTCTCGTTAAGTAACCAGCATCGGCAGTCTTAAGAGCGGTATCCGCAAGACCTTTACGAGCACCGTGGGTAGAGATAAAGTATTCTAGGATGGAAAGACCTTCTTTAAAGTTTGCAAGAATCGGGTTTTCGATGATTTCCGCTCCAGTAGAACCTGCT from Chryseobacterium camelliae includes these protein-coding regions:
- a CDS encoding NAD(P)-dependent alcohol dehydrogenase — translated: MNTFTVKAYGAESKTADLKEMNIERRDATPNDVEIEILYCGVCHSDLHTARNDWGGTMYPAVPGHEIVGRITKIGSEVTQFKVGDLAGVGCIVDSCGHCESCQHDLEQYCLNGFTGTYNGKDTHLGGHTFGGYSQKVVVDADHVLRIPENLDLAAVAPLLCAGITTWSPLRHWNVGPDSKVAVVGLGGLGHMAIKLAKGLGAEVTLFSRTPGKTEDAKQLGADHVIISTDEAQMQSVKGKFDVIIDTVPYVHDVNPYVTTLNINGTHVLVGYLGGLEPILNTVPMILGRKSVAGSVIGGIAETQEMLDFCGEHNIVSEIEMIKMQDINEAYERMLKSDVRYRFVIDMKSL
- a CDS encoding ectonucleotide pyrophosphatase/phosphodiesterase, which encodes MKRGLQFLLLIFSLTVFAQKETVDTAQVIISNRYNSVEAQTKPYVIMISTDGFRYDYAKKYNAEHLLKFSNEGVQAKAMIPSYPSITFPNHWTLITGLYPSHHGLIDNYFYDYKRKEPYAMSNKKNAEDGSWYGGTPLWSLAEKQGMISASLQWVGSASDAGGKRPTYYYPYHEKFTPSEKVDKVINWLKLPMDKRPHFISLYFPEVDGSGHHFGPDTKETENAVHLIDSAIGELVQKVNALGLKNVNFVFVSDHGMIKVDGGNPLEIPAMLLDKNRFDIYNSQTLLRVYVKNSNEVKKTYKELKNNKTEDYEVYLDKKLPKYLHFGTKDDRYNRIGQILLIPKAPKIFLEKGKKTSVGKHGYNPRLVPEMKAIFFAWGPEFKNNLVIDEFANINVYPLVAEILGLKIDQPIDGKLKVLKGIVKEKK
- a CDS encoding T9SS type A sorting domain-containing protein, with translation MKKTLLILGMLLANFAWAQFTTGTVSLPTAGMTAKIDTTPTTVTLTVTGDSNSMLGIGFGSSGMASGADGFIYNSSANTDYTFGGIGITPTADASQDWTVSSNTVSGSTRTIVATRTLAGGTGDFAISNANTNINIFYARRDGTTALGYHGSNRDYATLTRSGSLATSDFELENKQINIYPNPAKETVNFKNADNIKSVDIYETTGRKVKSVKLEGENISVSDLRAGSYYFEITHKDGTLSYEKLIKE
- a CDS encoding ankyrin repeat domain-containing protein, producing MKNLMIIVGVFLSFTFVSAQEKTKSIFDIARSGTVAEVQELMKQNPDVINQTNDHGFSPLILACYRGNNEVAKFLIDNVKNVNYKSQEGTALAGLSVKYNKDLVERLLHKNADPNIADATGATPLFWAVKFGNKELIELLLQHKADKSIKDSQGMTPFEYALQTNNKDIINLLKN
- a CDS encoding YceI family protein, which produces MKKLIILTVSLLFTNLVLAQKYSSKTGKVTFEASVPLFEDVFAKDDNNIVVLNADTGDIASVSAVKNFHFKVKLMEEHFNESYAETAKYPKATFTGKILNFDKAKLSATPQKYTIQGNLNFHGVDKAYTSNATISTKDGKIYIAGGFIAKSADHKVTIPKMVTKKVAENVNVQYDYTLSKQ
- a CDS encoding DUF5777 family beta-barrel protein, coding for MTKTFFFLSMLASSLAFAQEDLLKDIDTIKTNTEISQPAFKALQVVTGQSTKLTAKNEWYIVVAHRFGDVSKGFKDFFGLDDASTKLGVIYGVTDGLSLSLSRETNMKTFEGGAKYKLVKQNENFPLDIVGYNVLAVNTDLSKDNYPGLQFGDRLSYLTQALISRRFNDKFSLQFTPSYVHKNLYEPNIEDKDQFLAGLGGRYKISKRISINAEYFVNFDHHSFYKNPLSLGMDIETGGHVFQLLFTNSQLNSDIGYLTNATGDWGKGHIFFGFNLYRVF
- a CDS encoding Crp/Fnr family transcriptional regulator, which translates into the protein MDMINNQFILNKFGFLGNDFSIELQKHAFITDIKAKTEIISEGQKVRFVPFLIKGSIKVYSLNDGRELIYYYVRPNDSCLMTFSSIFSDYTSKIYALAEEDSEVMLVPVAVLHDWLIKFPEINKLFYHEYDKRFIDVMNMVNDAVFHRLDKRILNYIKQQVLITGNNPIKLTHREIASNLGTSREVVSRVLKKVENEGEIIQTKEGIKVPASENVREF
- a CDS encoding DUF3467 domain-containing protein; the protein is MDNNQNPQDGNINIELNEMVAAGIYANLALVNHSPSEFVVDFIQLMPGVQQAKVRSRVILAPLHAKRVLSALQQNIANYEQQFGEIKEVEPFVLGANNVQA